One Chloroflexota bacterium genomic region harbors:
- a CDS encoding threonine/serine dehydratase produces MLVPLERIRFAAEQIRGVAVRTPLLPWEDGVWLKPESLQPVGAFKMRGAYFRLSTLTDDERSAGVITYSSGNHAQAVARAARLLGIHAVIVMPEDAPSLKIDRVRADGAELILAAPGNDARRALAENLAAERGLTMVAPYDDPEIIAGQGTCGLEIVEDLPNVGEVLVPISGGGLISGIAAAVKALAPKARIVGVEPEDAADARESLAAGEVRAWPTERTHQTIADGLRVNRLGNLPWAHIQALVDDIVTVSDDDMREAMRQLALRARLVIEPSGAASMAAHLTGAAGPVHPPRVIVLSGGNVDPEQYRSILAGGR; encoded by the coding sequence ATGCTTGTCCCGCTGGAGCGCATTCGGTTCGCCGCTGAGCAGATCCGGGGGGTGGCGGTCCGCACCCCGTTGCTGCCCTGGGAAGACGGGGTCTGGCTCAAGCCGGAGAGCCTGCAACCGGTGGGCGCGTTCAAGATGCGCGGCGCCTACTTCCGGCTGTCCACGCTGACCGATGATGAACGCTCTGCTGGCGTGATCACCTACTCCTCGGGCAACCATGCGCAGGCGGTGGCAAGGGCGGCGCGGCTGCTGGGAATCCACGCCGTAATCGTGATGCCCGAGGACGCTCCGTCGCTGAAGATCGACCGGGTGCGAGCCGACGGCGCCGAGCTGATTCTGGCCGCACCCGGCAACGACGCCAGGCGGGCACTCGCCGAGAACCTGGCGGCGGAGCGCGGCCTGACGATGGTCGCGCCCTACGACGACCCCGAGATCATCGCCGGCCAGGGAACCTGCGGCCTGGAGATCGTGGAGGATCTGCCGAACGTCGGGGAGGTGCTCGTTCCGATCAGCGGTGGTGGCCTGATCAGCGGCATCGCGGCGGCGGTGAAGGCGCTGGCGCCCAAGGCCCGGATCGTCGGGGTCGAGCCGGAAGATGCGGCCGATGCGCGCGAATCCCTGGCCGCGGGCGAGGTCCGAGCCTGGCCGACCGAGCGCACGCACCAGACGATTGCCGACGGCCTGCGCGTGAACCGCCTCGGGAACCTTCCCTGGGCGCACATCCAGGCCCTCGTCGACGATATCGTGACCGTCTCGGACGACGACATGCGCGAGGCCATGCGTCAGCTGGCACTCCGGGCCCGACTGGTGATCGAGCCGTCGGGCGCGGCCAGCATGGCCGCACACCTGACCGGCGCCGCTGGGCCGGTCCACCCGCCACGCGTCATCGTGCTGAGCGGCGGCAACGTCGATCCGGAGCAGTATCGGTCCATCCTGGCCGGAGGCCGGTAG
- a CDS encoding peptide ABC transporter substrate-binding protein, whose product MAALLLAGCDQASPSGSEAPTASGRGGEPEQILRLSYSEVGSLDPAGYFDGTLHLLVRGLTGLDEEMRTVPAIAESWDVSEEGTHLTFHLRQASYSNGDPIVAADFVYGWRRLLDPRIESGWGYLLADLVGAGDLLALTPDSVPADEVIDSMLAGLGVSAPDERTLEVDLARPAAYFATVAYFPALAPVPQSWITRPGATEGGAFVSSGPFVLTEWVHDQRRTYEPNPMWWGDPTGLDRIEMRVFSSDEDALEAFRRGEIDLLGVPALPGAEDLNSLAQPRPGSSFWFIGFNMLTPGSLTARSAELRRALSLAIDREELNAIVGFNGPVAGSPIPPGVPGHDPDLASVFDPDEARRSLAQALKELGLTDAEDLHLTFLHGTLVGEGPRHLELQWRTVLGIEVEFVGLEVDQYFERLFAGHDFDMFWVGWIADYPHPQSYLEPVWGCQQRANWAAYCNPAFEELLDQAARTGDVDSQLALYAEAQRLLVDEPAAMFLQWESGYALVAPWVNGLVLTPMDDSPGSVFLDQIRITARD is encoded by the coding sequence GTGGCCGCGCTCCTCCTGGCCGGGTGCGACCAGGCGAGCCCAAGCGGATCCGAGGCACCGACCGCGAGCGGGCGAGGCGGCGAACCCGAACAGATCCTCCGGCTCAGCTACTCCGAGGTCGGTTCGCTGGATCCCGCTGGCTACTTCGACGGAACGCTGCATCTACTTGTTCGCGGCCTGACAGGCCTGGACGAGGAAATGCGCACCGTTCCGGCCATAGCCGAGTCATGGGACGTGAGTGAGGAGGGCACCCATCTCACGTTCCATTTGCGCCAGGCCAGCTACAGCAACGGCGATCCAATCGTTGCCGCCGATTTCGTGTACGGCTGGCGGCGTCTGCTCGACCCACGCATCGAGTCCGGGTGGGGATATCTGCTGGCCGATCTGGTCGGCGCGGGAGACCTTCTCGCGCTCACGCCCGATTCCGTCCCGGCGGACGAGGTGATCGACTCGATGCTGGCCGGCCTCGGCGTTTCGGCGCCCGATGAGCGAACGCTCGAGGTGGATCTCGCCAGGCCGGCGGCCTACTTCGCGACCGTCGCCTACTTCCCGGCTTTGGCCCCCGTTCCCCAATCGTGGATTACACGCCCAGGCGCCACTGAGGGGGGTGCCTTCGTGTCGTCTGGGCCCTTCGTGCTGACCGAGTGGGTTCACGACCAGAGGCGGACGTATGAACCGAACCCGATGTGGTGGGGCGATCCGACCGGGCTCGATCGCATCGAAATGCGCGTCTTTTCCTCCGACGAGGACGCCCTCGAGGCATTCCGGCGGGGAGAGATCGACCTCCTCGGTGTGCCGGCCCTCCCAGGGGCTGAGGACCTCAATTCCCTGGCGCAACCGCGTCCGGGCTCCTCCTTCTGGTTCATCGGATTCAACATGCTCACCCCAGGCAGCCTCACCGCGCGCAGCGCCGAGCTCCGTCGCGCGCTCAGCCTGGCCATCGACCGCGAGGAGCTGAACGCCATCGTCGGATTCAACGGCCCGGTGGCCGGGAGTCCCATTCCGCCGGGCGTCCCTGGCCACGATCCGGACCTCGCATCCGTATTCGATCCCGACGAAGCCCGTCGTAGCCTGGCGCAGGCGCTCAAAGAGCTGGGGCTGACAGATGCGGAGGACCTCCACCTGACGTTCCTCCACGGCACACTGGTCGGAGAGGGCCCGCGTCACCTGGAGCTGCAATGGCGAACGGTCCTTGGCATCGAGGTCGAGTTCGTTGGCCTGGAGGTCGATCAGTACTTCGAACGGCTTTTTGCCGGGCATGATTTCGACATGTTCTGGGTAGGGTGGATCGCGGACTACCCGCACCCCCAGAGCTACCTCGAACCGGTGTGGGGATGCCAGCAACGGGCGAACTGGGCGGCGTATTGCAACCCAGCGTTCGAGGAGCTCCTCGACCAGGCAGCCCGCACCGGCGACGTCGACAGCCAGCTGGCCCTCTATGCCGAGGCCCAGCGCCTGCTGGTGGACGAGCCAGCCGCGATGTTCCTCCAATGGGAAAGCGGGTACGCACTGGTTGCGCCGTGGGTGAACGGGCTGGTGCTCACCCCGATGGACGATTCCCCGGGATCCGTGTTCCTCGACCAGATCCGGATCACCGCGCGGGACTAG
- a CDS encoding serine/threonine-protein kinase yields the protein MTVDPDSYLGREVAGYQVEEVIGRGGMGVVYRAEHLRLGRKVALKVVAPQIAREPKFRERFLRESRTAGSLDHPNVVPIYDAGEADGVLYIAMRFVDGVDLATLITRDGRLEPARTARIVAQVASALDAAHEAGLVHRDVKPSNVLLPARGAGRGEHAYLGDFGLTKRVLSESGVTGSSAFLGTIAYVAPEQIEGRPVDAKADQYSLACLIYECLTGHRPFERETDVATLYAHLRDPFPSVGDAAEPDLRSALDGALARAAAKKPAERFDSCGDLAEELVRITGATTGTGSQPVAVRRVRSAAQSRRRLAAGFGSAAVVAALAIGGFILWQSNQSAAPVITGNGVAIIDTATNQASLGAELANEPTAIAADPTAAWVTHFSASQVSRVDAVTRMVTSIPVGAGPGAVVAGAAEGLVWVANTTAETLSEIDAENPGRGPTTMALLFRPGALALGDAFLWVIDTQADSVTQIDAGRLRLENEPISVGAEPVGVAAGGGAVWVANSLDQSLSRLAIGLTSADAPIALGFTPGALALDVDTDALWIVDAAGGAVVRYNTRSRDQVVRVPVGSRPAAIAIGGGGVWVANSGDGTVSRIDPATNEVVAIIAIGGAPVGVAVSGETVWVAVAGR from the coding sequence ATGACCGTCGATCCGGACAGCTACCTCGGGCGCGAGGTCGCCGGCTACCAGGTCGAGGAGGTCATTGGCCGGGGCGGGATGGGCGTCGTGTACCGGGCCGAGCACCTGCGCCTGGGGCGCAAGGTGGCGCTCAAGGTCGTAGCGCCCCAGATCGCGCGCGAGCCGAAGTTCCGGGAGCGCTTCCTGCGCGAGTCGCGGACAGCGGGCTCGCTGGACCATCCGAACGTGGTCCCGATCTATGACGCCGGGGAGGCGGACGGCGTCCTGTACATCGCCATGCGGTTCGTGGATGGCGTGGACCTGGCGACCCTGATCACGCGGGACGGGCGACTGGAGCCGGCACGCACGGCCCGCATCGTGGCCCAGGTCGCCAGCGCCCTTGACGCCGCGCACGAAGCCGGTCTCGTTCACCGCGACGTCAAACCCAGCAACGTGCTGCTCCCCGCTCGCGGCGCCGGCCGAGGCGAGCATGCCTATCTCGGGGACTTCGGCCTCACCAAGCGGGTCCTGTCCGAATCGGGCGTGACCGGATCGTCCGCCTTCCTGGGGACCATTGCGTACGTTGCGCCCGAGCAGATCGAGGGCCGTCCGGTGGACGCCAAGGCAGACCAGTACTCGCTGGCATGCCTCATCTACGAGTGCCTGACCGGGCATCGGCCGTTCGAGCGCGAGACCGATGTCGCGACCCTGTATGCGCACCTGCGCGATCCGTTTCCGAGTGTCGGGGACGCGGCGGAGCCGGATCTCCGATCCGCCCTGGACGGGGCCCTGGCCCGGGCGGCGGCCAAGAAGCCTGCGGAGCGCTTTGACTCGTGCGGCGACCTCGCCGAGGAGCTGGTTCGGATCACGGGTGCGACCACGGGGACCGGATCGCAACCGGTCGCGGTCCGGCGGGTCCGCTCCGCGGCGCAATCTCGCCGCCGGCTTGCGGCTGGTTTCGGTTCCGCCGCGGTGGTCGCGGCGCTGGCGATCGGGGGCTTCATCCTGTGGCAGAGCAACCAGTCCGCGGCACCGGTGATCACTGGTAACGGGGTGGCGATCATCGACACCGCGACCAACCAAGCTTCGCTTGGTGCTGAGCTCGCGAACGAGCCGACCGCGATCGCAGCCGACCCAACCGCGGCGTGGGTGACCCATTTCTCGGCCAGCCAGGTCTCGCGAGTGGATGCGGTGACCCGCATGGTGACCTCCATTCCGGTCGGGGCCGGGCCCGGGGCCGTGGTGGCCGGGGCGGCCGAGGGCCTGGTGTGGGTCGCCAATACGACGGCGGAGACGCTGTCCGAGATCGACGCTGAGAACCCGGGTAGGGGACCCACCACGATGGCCCTTCTCTTCCGGCCCGGAGCTTTGGCGCTGGGTGACGCGTTCCTATGGGTCATCGATACGCAGGCCGACAGCGTGACCCAGATCGACGCCGGAAGGTTGCGTTTGGAGAACGAACCAATCAGCGTCGGCGCCGAGCCAGTTGGAGTGGCCGCCGGCGGCGGCGCGGTGTGGGTTGCGAACAGCCTGGACCAGAGCCTGTCGCGGTTGGCGATCGGCCTCACCAGTGCCGACGCTCCCATCGCGCTCGGCTTCACCCCGGGCGCCCTGGCACTCGATGTGGATACCGATGCGCTGTGGATCGTGGATGCCGCCGGTGGCGCCGTGGTCCGGTACAACACCAGGTCCCGTGATCAGGTTGTCCGCGTCCCGGTGGGTTCCCGGCCGGCCGCGATCGCGATCGGCGGGGGCGGGGTGTGGGTCGCCAACTCCGGCGACGGGACCGTGTCCCGGATCGACCCCGCCACCAACGAGGTCGTGGCCATCATCGCCATCGGCGGTGCGCCGGTGGGCGTCGCCGTGTCCGGCGAGACGGTCTGGGTGGCTGTGGCGGGGCGCTGA
- a CDS encoding adenylate/guanylate cyclase domain-containing protein: protein MTADQLRPITALFADITGSTGLGERLAPDEVKALIGECVTRMSGAVEDFGGTVQAYQGDGICAYFGVPTAHEDDPERAARAALRIIDLMAAYGREVEAAWGIAGLGVRVGVNSGQAGVGMVGAADPQTVALGDATNIAARLEAAAEPGTIAVGEATARRLAGRFITQPLGPLHVKGREEPVKAWRLIGPQSATPTPGAPAAGAPTPGAPAAGGPAADRPLVGRDVELARLTTTLDQLTAGQGQVVLIVGEAGLGKTRLLAEMRRLSQGRMTWLEGHCLSYGARSPFGPFVEMLRGWLGIPDGEPDLAVRTRLRARLGADGADRLPELARLLGIRLDADAEAVLTELSPPELAARLRAAYVGWLRSLAANGPLAVAVEDVNWADESSAELAIDVMALTDRAPIGLMLTLRPDTGTAGWALRTQALTDFSHRLTSVDLPPLHLAAAEELATLLVPGEGLDPGTRRTLAEVSEGNPLFLEELLARLQETGALAHHEAWTLTVPRNVLPPALEGLLVARIDHLPAEVRGVTEAAAVIGRQFSRTILEGVVDEVDPALEALLRGGIIVERGRYPDPTYEFRHGLLHEAVLGTLTDARRAELHLATARACEARYAAALDSHLEEVAHHYARAHDLGKALEYLERGAERAAELGADDEAGRLWLRALRAANRLNDEAAAERIRDRMTAVAPEA, encoded by the coding sequence ATGACCGCCGATCAGCTGCGCCCCATCACTGCCCTCTTTGCCGACATCACCGGATCCACCGGCCTCGGGGAGCGCCTGGCGCCGGACGAGGTCAAGGCGCTCATCGGCGAGTGCGTCACCCGCATGAGCGGCGCGGTCGAGGATTTCGGTGGCACCGTGCAGGCCTACCAGGGCGACGGCATCTGCGCGTACTTCGGCGTTCCGACAGCCCACGAGGACGATCCGGAGCGCGCCGCGCGGGCGGCATTGCGAATCATCGACCTGATGGCGGCGTATGGCCGAGAAGTGGAGGCCGCGTGGGGCATCGCCGGCCTGGGAGTGCGGGTGGGGGTGAACAGCGGCCAGGCGGGCGTGGGGATGGTTGGGGCAGCGGACCCGCAGACCGTGGCCCTGGGGGATGCGACAAATATCGCCGCGCGGCTCGAGGCAGCCGCCGAGCCGGGGACGATCGCGGTCGGGGAGGCCACCGCGCGGCGTCTCGCCGGCCGCTTCATCACCCAGCCTCTCGGGCCGCTGCACGTCAAGGGCCGCGAGGAGCCGGTGAAGGCCTGGAGGCTGATCGGCCCGCAATCGGCGACCCCAACTCCTGGAGCCCCGGCTGCAGGAGCGCCAACTCCTGGAGCCCCGGCCGCTGGCGGCCCGGCGGCTGACCGCCCATTGGTCGGGCGCGACGTCGAGCTCGCACGCCTGACGACGACGCTTGACCAGCTGACCGCTGGCCAGGGCCAGGTGGTGCTCATCGTCGGTGAAGCCGGCCTCGGCAAGACGCGCCTCCTGGCCGAGATGCGCCGCCTCAGTCAAGGGCGGATGACCTGGCTCGAGGGGCACTGCCTGTCGTATGGCGCCCGCTCGCCCTTTGGGCCGTTCGTCGAGATGCTGCGGGGTTGGTTGGGCATCCCTGACGGAGAGCCCGACCTGGCCGTCCGGACCCGTCTCCGGGCCCGGCTGGGTGCTGACGGCGCCGATCGGCTCCCTGAGCTGGCCCGCCTCCTGGGCATCCGCCTGGATGCCGATGCCGAGGCCGTGCTGACGGAGCTGTCCCCGCCCGAGCTGGCCGCCCGATTGCGGGCCGCGTACGTCGGATGGTTGCGGTCGTTGGCCGCCAATGGGCCGCTGGCTGTCGCGGTGGAGGATGTCAACTGGGCCGACGAGTCATCGGCTGAGCTGGCGATCGATGTGATGGCCCTGACCGATCGGGCACCGATCGGCCTGATGCTGACCCTGCGGCCTGACACCGGGACGGCTGGCTGGGCACTGCGCACCCAGGCCCTCACCGACTTCAGCCACCGGTTGACCAGCGTCGACCTGCCGCCCCTCCACCTCGCGGCTGCGGAGGAGCTGGCGACCCTCCTCGTACCTGGGGAGGGGTTGGATCCCGGGACGCGCCGCACCCTGGCCGAAGTCAGCGAGGGCAATCCGCTGTTCCTCGAGGAGCTGCTGGCTCGCCTGCAGGAGACCGGCGCGCTGGCGCATCACGAAGCGTGGACCCTGACCGTCCCCCGCAATGTCCTGCCGCCAGCGCTGGAGGGGTTGCTGGTGGCCCGGATCGACCATCTCCCCGCCGAGGTGCGCGGGGTCACTGAAGCGGCGGCGGTGATCGGCCGTCAGTTCAGCCGCACCATCCTGGAGGGAGTGGTCGACGAGGTCGACCCCGCCCTCGAGGCGCTGCTGCGCGGCGGGATCATCGTCGAACGGGGACGCTATCCGGACCCGACCTACGAGTTTCGACATGGCCTGCTTCACGAAGCCGTCCTGGGCACCTTGACCGATGCCCGGCGGGCCGAGCTGCACCTGGCTACCGCCCGCGCCTGCGAAGCGCGGTACGCGGCTGCCCTGGACAGCCACCTGGAGGAAGTCGCCCATCACTATGCCCGGGCTCACGACCTGGGCAAGGCGCTCGAGTACCTCGAACGTGGCGCCGAACGGGCCGCCGAGCTGGGCGCCGATGACGAAGCCGGTCGTCTGTGGCTGCGCGCACTGCGGGCCGCCAATCGGCTCAACGACGAGGCCGCCGCGGAGCGCATCCGCGACCGTATGACGGCGGTCGCGCCGGAAGCCTAG